In Amycolatopsis coloradensis, one genomic interval encodes:
- a CDS encoding isochorismate synthase, with translation MTTSTAPATPADLAARYQRGDFLLATARHALLASGAVATATETEPSRLSGVLPGLFTDSGASIAVGVLPFDTTSMPGHLVLPRAIHRASSDHATVPPRTALPRPVKVAPVPEPEAHLAAVRAAVSALSARDLRKVVLARALDLDFEEAVPVAEVVRNLANGNPRHTTYAAQLPGGRTLVGATPELLLSRTGGAVVSRPHAGSMPRSADPVIDKANGEALLASEKDHVEHAVVVESVVETLRPFCRTLDVRGPELVSTPAIWHLSTTVTGELIDEDVTALDLAAALHPTPAVCGTPTGAARSLVQELEPFDREYYAGAVGWVDAAGDGEWAVGIRCAEIADTSMRLYAGGGIVPASDPRTELDETSAKFRTLLAAMGLEI, from the coding sequence GTGACGACCAGTACCGCACCGGCGACCCCGGCAGACCTGGCCGCCCGCTACCAGCGGGGCGACTTCCTCCTGGCCACGGCACGGCACGCGCTCCTCGCGAGCGGGGCCGTGGCCACCGCGACCGAGACCGAGCCGTCGCGGCTGTCCGGGGTGCTCCCCGGGCTGTTCACCGACTCGGGCGCGTCGATCGCGGTCGGTGTGCTGCCGTTCGACACCACCTCGATGCCGGGGCATCTGGTCTTGCCCCGTGCGATCCATCGCGCGTCTTCCGACCACGCGACCGTCCCGCCGCGCACCGCGCTTCCCCGGCCGGTCAAGGTCGCTCCCGTGCCCGAACCCGAGGCGCATCTGGCCGCCGTCCGCGCGGCCGTCTCCGCGCTGAGCGCACGTGACCTGCGCAAAGTCGTCCTCGCCCGAGCGCTCGACCTCGACTTCGAGGAGGCCGTCCCGGTCGCCGAGGTCGTCCGGAACCTGGCGAACGGGAACCCCCGGCACACCACCTACGCCGCGCAGCTGCCCGGCGGCCGCACGCTGGTCGGCGCCACTCCCGAACTCCTGCTCTCCCGCACCGGCGGCGCCGTGGTGTCCCGGCCGCATGCCGGGTCGATGCCCCGGTCCGCGGATCCGGTGATCGACAAGGCGAACGGTGAGGCGCTGCTGGCGTCCGAAAAGGACCACGTCGAACACGCCGTCGTGGTGGAGTCCGTCGTCGAGACGCTGCGGCCGTTCTGCCGCACCCTCGACGTCCGCGGCCCGGAACTCGTCTCCACCCCGGCGATCTGGCACCTCTCGACCACCGTCACCGGCGAGCTGATCGACGAGGACGTCACCGCGCTGGACCTCGCCGCCGCGCTGCATCCGACCCCCGCGGTCTGCGGCACGCCGACCGGGGCCGCGCGCTCACTGGTCCAGGAGCTGGAACCGTTCGATCGCGAGTACTACGCGGGTGCCGTCGGCTGGGTCGACGCGGCGGGGGACGGCGAATGGGCCGTCGGGATCCGGTGCGCGGAAATCGCCGACACCTCCATGCGGCTGTACGCCGGCGGCGGCATCGTGCCCGCCTCCGACCCCCGGACCGAGCTCGACGAGACCTCGGCGAAGTTCCGCACCCTGCTGGCCGCCATGGGGCTGGAGATCTGA
- a CDS encoding TetR/AcrR family transcriptional regulator translates to MVVSTRERVRQAAVKLFAAKGFHGTGIRDLAQEAELSSASLYHYMGTKEDLLVAIMNESLRRLLDAAERATAGLTDPVSRLGSLVALHVLAHAIQPDDTRVVDNEVHALTPGARAEVVGLRDAYERLWADAIEDGVAAGVFQTDQPSVTRLALVEMCSGVARWYSPSGPLTLDQLAAHYAELALRALACEGRLDVTALQNCREVVSGVWRVPV, encoded by the coding sequence ATGGTTGTGAGCACCCGGGAGAGAGTCCGGCAGGCGGCGGTGAAACTGTTCGCCGCCAAGGGGTTCCACGGCACCGGCATCCGGGATCTGGCGCAGGAGGCGGAGCTGTCGTCCGCCAGCCTGTACCACTACATGGGCACCAAAGAGGATCTGCTGGTCGCCATCATGAACGAGTCGCTGCGGCGCCTGCTCGACGCGGCCGAGCGGGCGACCGCCGGACTCACCGATCCCGTGTCGCGGCTCGGCTCCCTGGTGGCGCTGCACGTGCTCGCGCACGCCATCCAGCCGGATGACACCCGCGTGGTGGACAACGAGGTCCACGCGCTCACCCCGGGTGCCAGGGCCGAAGTGGTGGGGCTGCGCGACGCCTACGAAAGACTGTGGGCGGACGCCATCGAGGACGGTGTCGCGGCGGGCGTCTTCCAAACCGACCAGCCTTCGGTGACCCGGCTCGCACTGGTGGAGATGTGCAGCGGGGTCGCGCGCTGGTATTCGCCGTCGGGGCCGCTCACCCTGGATCAGCTGGCCGCGCATTACGCGGAGCTGGCGCTGCGGGCGCTCGCCTGCGAAGGCCGGCTGGACGTCACGGCGTTGCAAAACTGCCGTGAAGTGGTCTCGGGAGTGTGGCGAGTGCCCGTTTAG
- a CDS encoding ATP-dependent acyl-CoA ligase has translation MTSFAGIDTLLGLTTRAAALWPDKTAWIFDSTGESFTFADVDARSTEFARALLELGVEPGDRVAVMLRNQPEFPLLWLALAKIGGVLVPVNTGYREFDGAHVLRHSGARFAVAAEEFLELLNKIAPETSLERVLTPGELTGSGAAPAFTSEAELPVNIQYTSGTTGAPKGCVLPNRYWTTLAIGLVTDYPSVGTDDVILTAQPFHYIDPQWNVALGLAGGATLVVLDRFHPSTFWDKIREHGVTWFYCLGLMPTLLLRQPESELDKAHQVRAICASAIPRDLHAALEARWGAPWYEAFGMTETGGDIRMYPADHEETVGTGCLGRPTPAREVMIAGEDGKPLPRGETGELLIRGVGLMHGYHDDPEATRRAFDGGWFHTGDLATMDAEGRVYYVGRTKDMIRRSGENISADEVERALQLHPAVKLAAVIAVPDDIRGEEVKAYIVLDENERHRCEPAELAEFCSTKLAYFKVPRFWAIAAELPMTPSERVAKGELKKAGDLRAGSWDRTTGTWL, from the coding sequence ATGACCTCGTTCGCCGGAATCGACACCCTCCTCGGACTGACCACCAGGGCCGCCGCGCTCTGGCCGGACAAGACGGCGTGGATCTTCGACTCCACCGGGGAGAGCTTCACGTTCGCCGACGTCGACGCGCGCAGCACCGAGTTCGCCCGCGCGCTGCTGGAACTCGGCGTGGAACCGGGTGACCGGGTCGCGGTGATGCTGCGCAACCAGCCCGAGTTCCCGTTGCTGTGGCTGGCCTTGGCCAAGATCGGCGGGGTACTCGTCCCGGTCAACACCGGGTACCGCGAGTTCGACGGCGCCCACGTGCTGCGCCACTCGGGCGCCAGGTTCGCCGTGGCCGCCGAGGAATTCCTGGAGCTGCTGAACAAGATCGCGCCGGAGACCTCGCTGGAACGCGTGCTCACACCCGGCGAACTCACCGGTTCCGGTGCCGCACCGGCCTTCACGAGCGAAGCCGAACTGCCGGTCAACATCCAGTACACCTCGGGAACCACGGGCGCGCCCAAGGGCTGCGTACTGCCGAACCGGTATTGGACGACACTCGCGATCGGCCTGGTCACGGACTACCCGTCGGTCGGCACGGACGACGTCATCCTGACCGCGCAACCGTTCCACTACATCGATCCACAGTGGAACGTCGCGCTGGGGCTCGCGGGCGGCGCGACCCTGGTGGTGCTCGACCGCTTCCACCCGTCGACGTTCTGGGACAAGATCCGCGAACACGGCGTCACCTGGTTCTACTGCCTCGGCCTGATGCCCACCCTCCTGCTGCGGCAGCCGGAAAGCGAGCTGGACAAGGCACACCAGGTGCGCGCGATCTGCGCTTCGGCCATCCCGCGCGACCTGCACGCCGCGCTCGAAGCACGCTGGGGCGCGCCGTGGTACGAGGCCTTCGGCATGACCGAGACCGGCGGCGACATCCGGATGTACCCGGCGGATCACGAGGAGACCGTCGGCACCGGCTGCCTCGGCAGGCCGACGCCCGCCCGCGAGGTGATGATCGCCGGCGAGGACGGGAAACCGCTGCCGCGCGGGGAGACCGGTGAGCTGCTGATCCGCGGGGTCGGCCTGATGCACGGCTACCACGACGATCCCGAAGCGACCAGGCGCGCCTTCGACGGCGGCTGGTTCCACACCGGCGACCTGGCCACAATGGACGCCGAAGGCCGCGTGTACTACGTGGGCCGCACCAAGGACATGATCCGCCGCAGCGGCGAGAACATCTCCGCGGACGAGGTCGAACGGGCGCTACAGCTGCATCCCGCGGTCAAGCTCGCCGCCGTCATCGCGGTGCCGGACGACATCCGCGGCGAGGAGGTCAAGGCGTACATCGTCCTCGACGAGAACGAGCGGCACCGGTGCGAGCCTGCCGAGCTGGCGGAGTTCTGTTCGACGAAACTGGCCTACTTCAAGGTTCCCCGGTTCTGGGCCATCGCGGCGGAGCTGCCGATGACGCCGTCCGAGCGGGTCGCGAAGGGCGAGCTGAAGAAGGCGGGCGACCTCCGCGCCGGTTCGTGGGACAGGACCACCGGGACATGGTTGTGA
- a CDS encoding enoyl-CoA hydratase/isomerase family protein, producing MSTVDYALDDGIAVIWLNRPERLNAVVAELVDDLLEALDAAARSDARAVVLAGRGRAFCAGHDLKEPTPSGDTADSRARLDRLQDVTRRLRGLRQPVIAAVHGYAIGAGAEFAMGCDLILAAEDAVFAFPEVSLGLSVTGAASRLLPLLVGPLKAKELLLLGERVSGAEAAELGLVNAALPVDDLMDTALAWAAKIAAHPAAAATMAKRALDSGIDSSLDAALELEVSHALITEHSAEVAASAEAFRSRA from the coding sequence ATGAGCACCGTGGACTACGCACTCGACGACGGCATCGCCGTGATCTGGCTGAACCGCCCGGAGCGGCTCAACGCGGTGGTCGCCGAACTGGTCGACGACCTGCTGGAGGCGCTCGACGCGGCCGCGCGTTCGGACGCACGCGCCGTCGTGCTGGCCGGGCGGGGACGCGCGTTCTGCGCCGGTCACGACCTCAAGGAGCCCACCCCGTCCGGGGACACAGCTGATTCCAGGGCGCGCCTCGACCGGCTACAGGACGTGACGCGCCGTCTTCGCGGGCTGCGCCAGCCCGTCATCGCCGCGGTCCACGGCTACGCGATCGGCGCGGGCGCCGAGTTCGCGATGGGCTGCGACCTGATCCTCGCCGCCGAAGACGCGGTGTTCGCCTTCCCCGAGGTCTCCTTGGGCCTGAGCGTCACGGGCGCGGCCTCGCGGTTGCTGCCGCTGCTGGTCGGCCCGCTGAAGGCCAAGGAACTCCTGCTGCTGGGTGAGCGCGTGAGCGGCGCCGAAGCGGCCGAACTCGGCCTGGTCAACGCCGCACTGCCCGTCGACGATCTGATGGACACCGCCCTCGCCTGGGCGGCCAAGATCGCCGCGCATCCGGCGGCCGCGGCCACGATGGCCAAACGCGCCCTCGATTCCGGCATCGACAGCTCCCTCGACGCGGCCCTCGAACTCGAAGTCAGCCACGCGCTGATCACCGAGCACTCCGCCGAGGTCGCCGCCTCGGCCGAAGCTTTCCGGAGCCGGGCATGA